One segment of Clarias gariepinus isolate MV-2021 ecotype Netherlands chromosome 6, CGAR_prim_01v2, whole genome shotgun sequence DNA contains the following:
- the LOC128527196 gene encoding uncharacterized protein LOC128527196: MQLQEMEDEARFNSEGLLCKGGFQTVLKMCAVKLVDIRNIQGLNVKLIPEEHLTEGESSLNDGDQETLQAQLKMSSVRLVDFLKDDKAEDESERKDHGYNNSNVSMSSNESNRFDRDQEKMHNQLKIVLVRLVDCGKIHTRNAAAEREPDGRDSDHECQNTDLMSSSKSERFDRDEETMQAQLKMSSVRLVDCRKIQKRKATTKGEPDDEIFDQESKNNDFTPSNKTGRFDGDQRTFEAQLKVCLVRLVDCGKKQSRKATAECEPKGKSGRSSPDQEDEKMNL, translated from the exons ATGCAGTTGCAGGAGATGGAGGACGAGGCCAGGTTTAACTCGGAGGGTTTGTTGTGTAAGGGGGGATTTCAGACTGTGTTAAAGATGTGTGCAGTGAAGCTGGTGGACATCAGAAACATTCAGGGACTGAATGTAAAACTAATACCAGAAGAACATCTTACTGAAG GTGAATCCAGTCTGAATGATGGAGACCAGGAGACACTGCAGGCTCAGTTAAAGATGAGTTCAGTGAGGCTGGTGGATTTCTTGAAAGATGATAAAGCTGAGGATGAATCCGAAAGAAAGGACCATGGATACAACAACAGCAATGTGTCCATGTCCTCCA ATGAATCCAACAGGTTTGACAGAGAccaggaaaaaatgcacaatcaaTTGAAGATAGTCTTGGTGAGACTAGTGGATTGTGGGAAAATACACACCAGGAATGCAGCAGCTGAAAGAGAACCAGATGGCAGGGATTCTGACCATGAATGTCAAAACACAGACTTAATGTCTTCAA gtaAATCCGAAAGGTTTGATAGAGACGAGGAAACGATGCAGGCCCAATTAAAGATGAGTTCAGTAAGACTGGTGGATTgcagaaaaatacaaaagagaAAAGCAACAACTAAGGGTGAACCAGACGATGAGATTTTTGATCAGGAGTCCAAGAACAATGATTTTACTCCTTCCA ATAAAACCGGCAGGTTTGATGGAGACCAGCGAACATTTGAGGCTCAGTTGAAGGTGTGTTTGGTTAGACTGGTGgattgtggaaaaaaacaaagcagaaaAGCAACAGCTGAATGTGAGCCAAAAG GTAAGTCAGGCCGGTCATCTCCTGATCAAGAGGATGAAAAGATGAATTTGTGA
- the c6h22orf23 gene encoding UPF0193 protein EVG1 isoform X3 has translation MEEMKSNKGLWDCPRFKYSKETQELIQVMMRESRLTNLQQRRINNQLKKGGALPMACNTSPPAPAQPVPKVSKGPVLPSRPQRRSAENCRAGDSYTPERFRPSATRDLEKEKRRLQNILATGQEDPQPSPSHTKPANRMEDTKKDRFQEVLDEIEERRQFLEEMTALGRGSQYQHIINSEISQMEDADTGIRCYSDVITGTC, from the exons ATGGAGGAGATGAAGAGCAATAAGGGACTGTGGGACTGTCCACGGTTCAAATACAGCAAGGAAACTCAGGAACTAatccaag TTATGATGCGAGAATCACGGCTCACCAACTTACAGCAGCGACGCATCAACAACCAGCTGAAGA AAGGTGGCGCCTTACCCATGGCCTGTAACACATCACCTCCAGCACCTGCACAACCAGTGCCAAAAGTCAGCAAAGGCCCAGTTCTTCCATCCAGACCACAGAGACGCAGCGCCGAGAACTGCAGGGCCGGGGACAGCTACACGCCCGAGAGGTTTCGACCCAGTGCCACAC GAGATCTGGAAAAAGAGAAGCGCAGGCTGCAGAACATTCTCGCTACAGGCCAGGAGGACCCGCAACCTTCGCCGTCCCACACAAAGCCCGCTAACAGAATGGAGGACACTAAGAAGGACAGGTTCCAGGAGG TTCTGGATGAGATTGAGGAGAGGAGGCAGTTTTTGGAGGAGATGACTGCCCTTGGAAGAGGAAGCCAGTACCAGCATATCATTAACAGCGAGATATCTCAG